One Haloarchaeobius amylolyticus DNA window includes the following coding sequences:
- a CDS encoding winged helix DNA-binding protein: MTFDAVVEVTGKKRTLEVLWTVNQSSDPVRFSAIDEAVATSSDITTDRLRLLVEYGLLSRREKNKRNVTYEVTTRGESVLDYLLEVESLLERGRVQN, translated from the coding sequence ATGACGTTCGACGCAGTGGTCGAGGTCACGGGGAAGAAACGGACACTGGAAGTGCTGTGGACGGTCAACCAGTCATCAGATCCAGTCCGATTTTCTGCTATCGACGAAGCCGTCGCAACGTCGAGTGACATCACCACCGACCGGTTGCGCTTACTCGTCGAATACGGACTCCTCTCTCGAAGAGAGAAGAACAAACGGAACGTGACCTACGAAGTAACTACGCGTGGGGAAAGCGTCCTCGACTATCTCCTCGAAGTTGAATCTCTGCTCGAGCGTGGCCGAGTTCAGAACTGA